cttctttGACATTTGCTTTATTTGACATATAGAATTTACAAGAAGTCTTTATTTTGTAATGATATAGATCCAAGGAGGTTCCAATTCATTCACCAAACCTCATTTGGAAGGAGACATCTTAGATATTGGAGTCAATACAGATTGTTGCGACTGCCGGTACAATATATTCCTCTTAAAACTTTTAAGACTATGGTTGCATCAATTAGCGTtcgatattttgaaatttttttggcAGGTTAATTTTCTTCAACAGTTCTTTCAATCAGTCTACCAAGTAGACTATCTCACTCTTCGACATGGCTTCATCACAGTACGTACTTTCTCGGTTTCACTTGCACAATATTTCAGAATGTTACTATTGAATTATCTTGTCACCTTCTTTTGCTATCATTGTTTTTATTCAGGCTCATTTCTCTGAAGGAAATAGCTTCGATTTCCAGAAGTATATCGAGAGAGCACTTGAGAAAGATTTTGAGGTGGCGGTTGGTATGCGGTAATTCTTCTCCATCCAACAGTCATTGCTAATCGAACGACTAGATACGAATTTCATGACTGATAATGCCAGCTTCTGTTTTTCAGCCTCTGGATTTGGGTGTTCTCTGTGCTCTTCATATTCTTCAATGCATACGGTAAGGCttttaaacaaaaaacaatTGTACACTGCAAATTCCAATAGATAAAGCTAACATAATTCCCTTCTCTAAATGCAGTATTCCATAACTATGTTTGGCTTCCCTTCATCCCATTAGTGGTAAGATATGAACATAGATCATACTTTGATGCTATAGTAATCCGATATACGGCCTATTAAAAAATGTTCTGTCGCAGATGCTGCTCATTGTTGGCACTAAGCTGCAAGGCATCATTACAAAAATGTGCTTAGACACTAGTGACAAGTCCCATGTAATCCAAGGAACATTGCTTGTTAGACCAGGCGATCACTTCTTCTGGTTCGATCGTCCCAGATTCCTCCTCCACCTCATGCACCTCCTCTTGTTTCAGGTACTACTCGTcttctttttcttgatcatgatcATCCAGCTACTCTACTTTTGTTCACATCAGATAATGAATGGTTCATCTTCGTTTGCAGAACTCGTTTCAACTGGCATTCTTCGCATGGTCTTGGGTGAGTACCAAACCAGTGATCCTCTCTCTGTGTTTAGAGTTTAGAGAACTCATTCTTGTGACTGACCTACATGTATGTTGGTTGATGGATAGTACAAATTTGGACTGAGGTCGTGCTTCCACcgcaataataataaaactaaaataaatataaatatttagaaAATAACGGTTATTCGGTTCTAACCTTTCGGTTCTCTGTTAGAACCGGAACCGAGATTAGCTTAAACTTAataaccggaaccgaaccgaacctCAACCTTATTTTTTCGGTtttcggttaaccgagaaccgaaaaAATAAGGTTCGGTTTTTGGTTAACCAAGAACCGAGAACCGAGAACCGTTTCCCCAAGCCTAGTATTATTGAACATAGTACGAGAATTtggtttaaaaataaaaacgggATTAATAATGTGAaaattgaagagtggtgaagagaGGTAAATTTTGTTTCGAGTGTGCACAGAAAtggatcactgcaagcgcttggtcaagacaccacgctccttaaatccactagagcacaaggtctaggaacttaagagaacataaagtgcttggtcgttggacacacatcgactccccttcaaaaattataaaaaaaaatccctcaacccgaatactatgaattagtatagggaagtggggtcgatcccacagagatggactcgcaaagtagtgctcagagactttggacagacaaatggctgctgccacgcaacaaaagggttgagaattttaaactaactctagacctaggcagaaaatgtaaatgctagacctaggacatgttaaacttgtaaattcagacttcgacaacaagaaacataaccacttcctagacagtgtaaacaactacctaatctagctaaacagaatatgactgaaagtagggaccataattccaaaagtggcaagtacggaaagaactgcagattaacaaactctgacgctagctcgcagcaaaatgcattCTCTCTaccaaattaaacttgcagatgaacaaaacagagcaaaagcgagattcgaacagaatatagagatttggtcgccgttatcttgctgcaactcggaaacacatcagatctgcgtacactagacggaatgaaagaaaaaacacGTAAAccaagcatgaaaatcagatcgaaactactcagattcacgtcagaatacttgatccactccggatccaagacatccgaacccaacaaccaacaaatccagcaaatccaaccaaaattcttccacaatccaactccaatctcccagatctgaaCGTTAGTcctacaataactcagtaacagctgcgaaacgcatccaactcagacaatttaaaaactccaaaatctcaacaagcgaaacgatcaaccagaaatcaacacaatcgccataacggaaaatcaaacttgcaattaaaccagaaactattcggtgaaaacagcgaaccgagcttcgaacaacgaagctcggcagagtaagcaaaatgcggaaagcagaaagtaaattgtttcttcgctcctaacaagagcggtgttacaccatatcggaagctaaggtaaaacccgaacgtgcgaactgagatctcctcaaaactagtatcaagtgtgtgtgtggaaagtgaactaagcaacaggctgtggtgaggtctcccccgggaagatccctccagcttgcatgcttctgccttttatagatgcggacatagcccttgagtcttcgtagaaatccctattctacccttcaactctggagcttcctccgtcgagcaattctcttcataatcgttcactaaatcgccagttcctcgaccttgtgattttttggtcttctttcctggacctggcgaattccttcacacacctggcttaaaacgtgcgttagtcccagtaaaatcacgaattaagttcctagacccatgcatgaaattagccttatcaaactgctcacacttaaaccatgcttgtcctcaagtatgaaagacaagaaaaagaaataaggcgaatttcaatgcacggtccccccaagtactattctacaaacaaaacagactcctagacctagacaacttcaacacgaaacacataaaaatcacaaaagaaacgaaaacacataagcgcataaactggtattttcctagcagccatccccacaagtttaaggtcaatccaagcgtttacagcctcagattcctccccttcccttcttctatctagtcgagttgtcagttcgtcaagatagccttctgacttcccaattgttagattcactcgatcactcattcctcaccagggatgttaggatcggatcgctcttaagttaaagttactccactgatgcatcgggttatgagagtttctccttcctaccgtctcctttttattcctgggtctggtTACTACTGCTTTCTGcccttaattaattttttttttttattttttttatttttatttttttttccctggacttcgtccagcttatacctccggttttattattttaactcctcccctggacttcgtccagcttatacctcctttttcctggacttcgtccagcttatacctccttttcctggacttcgtccagcttatacctccagaaacccttttttttccgtcagactcttctccctaagcattcagtggtagcccattctttttacaagttagctcaaagtgtataggcttataactcgctcttatagtagggctgcacaactgggttatctaaggtatcctctatcgttctcacttcatccaactgactttgatttattaagagaaaaggattcacaatttagcatgtattttctcttcaattactctccctaaggggcttttttgctatttattttaccagttatgcaaacacgaaacctaaaaaaaaattctacaaactcctagacctaacagaatatgtacaagacactaactgcactaactgcgtcccccctcccacttcatttatgcttgtccccaagcaatccgcatgaagtggaaagcaggccagttagtggcgacatgaaacacactcaacaaaacacaaacttctcacacttagaccaagcattgggctaagtgggagaaggaacaacatacaacacatatatacagaacctagcatgctggcaggtaaaacagaaataaaacgaaagaactgttaaataaaagaaagaaaaagttacttgggtttgaggggaaattcaattcggtgtctggcccccgtgggagccaaactttggtggcaccgtcggctgggtcacctttgctttcttcctggccggcatctccggcttcactggtctgtcatcagtaggtcggggtatggctgtcctcaggaccacgggtctagcggaagagggggtgatgtgaggcctcgggccttgtgatggcttCTGCGCGGACACACCTCCTGGACTTagcgttgtaatgttgccgctagacccaggaatagtttctgatgcatccgggaactttttgtgcagccatttcagcatggtcgtcatcaaagcaacaccctccgccatcctgtTGGTTTGCTCAGTGGACGaagccacccaatcggtgatacgtcccctcaggactgcggcctcttccctgctCTTTCCGAATTCCATTcggatctcagtcatttccttgcgtaccccgtcgattcctttccttacctcctcaaccTCTTTCTGAACTCCTTGaaccatcagcctgacttcgtcctcagtggcttgatcctttacctccacaccatcgggttcctgcttgacttgtgcctctgacttaccgacctcataaaaacacacctccttccctcgggcgatcagcaaccccttgttgataaaaaaatcgaaattgaagacttccggggctgagcacatctttactacacggcaggccttgctgattttaattacaatgttgcgctgcaaataggccccgagaagatggcacgtgtacagatgcctggacgggttggaggtgacttgatggcaggcttgggctaaccaatagcccaaatgaactcgtactcctgtggccatgcaccacgtaaagtaaaggtcggcggtcgtcagggcgttgttggcagtgcccatcaagttgtagctaacaaaagtttgggcgaatcgcaggacccgattttctatattgtgtgccttcgaaaaacttgttttaaattgacccactcttgagtgagtcaagaactcccacgcaccttgtgcctgaaatcctggcgtcaacttcggcggaccgaccattctgtcgttccacaggccctcatcatcttctgttctcgatagcaagcccatccgcagcgtccactcccggatactcatcctatgttcttcattaaaaagccggaaagctatggaatccgtatccaaatcggcggtggatttgaaccggaaggtggaaaagaattcacgggccgcgtcgactggaacttcgaaagtgttgtgctttagtaaccaatcaaaaccgattgcatctatataccccctgaactcatcgttagagctgatatgtttgagttccgccgggtggtacatttttccggacttcgccacctttccctcagcactcttttccttgtatatggccacacgttttggatcgtcaaatcttctcatatcgtctagcagctcttttgtaatccaaatctccgtcggctcaaagttcagtacatcctcgtcttgctcctcctctgaatcactggacctggcaggattctcgggctctgtggcgtatggtaccttggcgggtggaggaagtggggattcagtagatttccccctctccttctcggtcgaggaggaagcaatttgtttccctttcctcttcttagccctcgcgcggcgcccctcttcgtcactctcccttacactcggcctgggggagtcttcctgcgcagacacggctgtcgctaggtccagtgtatcattttccttttgttgggcaGATACGTCAACGTCATCAAGAATACGTcgacgtgtccgtctccttgtttccctaagattaagctgcgaatcggcctcctcagagacctcagttaaatccactatcatggtgagtcctgcatcgacagtttcttgagcaccctcagaatcgagtgctccacttTCCTCCGCTAACAATGGAgttgcccccgtgatataaacaggggtttctaaccccgtaagatttccttcaggttgggcttcagtgcccacagatttttcgggagtccttcccgcatcaacatcttcctcagtaaattgggcttcatcgcccccaactacgtctagggtttccttttcgacatccttctcagaatttagggcttctccgcccacttgaacatcatcatcaccaacaacggcatccctctcaacagacgcctccagaacaggggtttccccctcaatcctactaacagtaatagcggtgtcctcaactaccgcaacaagagcatctacccccccaacaacactttccaccaaattcacagcagaaatatcaagttttactccctctgaaacaccatcacctccaaactttaaaacaggggtttccttctgagaatcagaacctaacctgggttcacttacggccaataacgtcagtcccgcggccagatctgtctctacttcgcgaatctcCGCAATGGGTGATCTTGGAACGG
This Salvia splendens isolate huo1 unplaced genomic scaffold, SspV2 ctg852, whole genome shotgun sequence DNA region includes the following protein-coding sequences:
- the LOC121791612 gene encoding MLO-like protein 6, which codes for MNYAVGPPELSPAARLLARTYENQALVFRDEQGQERVYCSICCEYGSGSSSRGYGYHSPDGSRNITVPAFEAHRGTKYHAKAVIAKEKGKQPLEPAVTAPEPVFGATSEQGSVTAVTVEVSLLQQLVTLMEKMKRWEHWEAETRTLEYQFSNDPRRFQFIHQTSFGRRHLRYWSQYRLLRLPVNFLQQFFQSVYQVDYLTLRHGFITAHFSEGNSFDFQKYIERALEKDFEVAVGMRLWIWVFSVLFIFFNAYVFHNYVWLPFIPLVMLLIVGTKLQGIITKMCLDTSDKSHVIQGTLLVRPGDHFFWFDRPRFLLHLMHLLLFQNSFQLAFFAWSWYKFGLRSCFHRNNNKTKININI